In a genomic window of Apteryx mantelli isolate bAptMan1 chromosome 2, bAptMan1.hap1, whole genome shotgun sequence:
- the KCNH2 gene encoding potassium voltage-gated channel subfamily H member 2 gives MPVRRGHVAPQNTFLDTIIRKFEGQSRKFIIANARVENCAVIYCNDGFCELCGYTRAEVMQKPCTCDFLYGPRTQRSAAAQIAQALLGSEERKVEICFYRKDGSCFLCLVDVVPVKNEDGAVIMFILNFEVVMEKECLGSPDKDTNHWVTPTNWFPAGRSKSFKLKLPALLALTASKQSLPQEPPDAVIVDFSKHSSESAPDEATSSLENSCLGCSQPEDQKALMDLEEGNAEGRVEPPVTHSSPRADRLNLHASFSNCSLTRSRSRESFHSVRRASSVDDIETMKGESDKRCHNRHASTGASMHRGSSTGAMNNVRSTLLNSTSDSDLMRYRAISKIPQITLNFVDFKADAFLAAPSSEKEIIAPTKLKDRTHNVTEKVTQVLSLGADVLPEYKLQAPRIHKWTILHYSPFKAVWDWLILLLVIYTAIFTPYSAAFLLNDQEEAQRRNCGYSCSPLNVVDLIVDIMFIIDILINFRTTYVNSNEEVVSHPAKIAIHYFKGWFLIDMVAAIPFDLLIFGSGSEETTTLIGLLKTARLLRLVRVARKLDRYSEYGAAVLFLLMCTFALIAHWLACIWYAIGNVEGQRIGWLHSLGDQIGKPFNDSNPLYGPTIKDKYVTALYFTFSSLTSVGFGNVSPNTNSEKIFSICVMLIGSLMYASIFGNVSAIIQRLYSGTARYHTQMLRVREFIRFHQIPNPLRQRLEEYFQHAWSYTNGIDMNAVLKGFPECLQADICLHLNRSLLQNCKPFKGATKGCLRALAMKFKTTHAPPGDTLVHAGDVLTALYFISRGSIEILRGDVVVAILGKNDIFGEPLNLYARPGKSNADVRALTYCDLHKIHREDLLEVLDMYPEFSDHFWSSLEITFNLRDTNMIPGSPGSDDLDSGFNRLRKRKLSFRRRTDKDAENAGELRSGQKALRPGRHCQAPGAPRGPAEWEPCRSSSPSSSPSSDEDERPAPGPGAATLSPFHTARPGSEVPAPPEADERKGSDMCNPLSGAFSGVSNIFSFWGESRGRQYQELPRCTIPAHAALSIPLPSMSRRQRSEVETRLDLLQKQLNRLETRMAADIGSIVQLLQRQVAPVPPAYSAVSPPRQAPGAAGPPQPVLPITPIQPLSQVPSFPVPLELPRAPELPGEPPPPDVVLLVEPAAAAAARRLSLPGQLAAAPDTQTLHRHCSDPGS, from the exons ATGCCGGTGCGCCGCGGGCACGTCGCCCCCCAGAACACCTTCCTCGACACCATCATCCGCAAGTTCGAGGGGCAGA GCCGGAAGTTCATCATCGCCAACGCCCGGGTGGAGAACTGCGCGGTGATTTACTGCAACGATGGCTTCTGCGAGCTCTGCGGGTACACGCGCGCCGAGGTCATGCAGAAGCCGTGCACCTGCGACTTCCTCTACGGGCCCCGcacgcagcgcagcgcggccgcccagATCGCCCAGGCCCTGCTGGGCTCCGAGGAGCGCAAGGTGGAGATCTGCTTCTACCGCAAGGACG gcagctgcttcTTGTGCCTGGTGGACGTGGTGCCGGTGAAGAACGAGGATGGGGCCGTCATCATGTTCATCCTGAACTTCGAGGTGGTGATGGAGAAGGAGTGCCTGGGCTCGCCCGATAAGGACACCAACCACTGGGTCACCCCCACCAACTGGTTCCCCGCAG GGCGCAGCAAGTCCTTCAAGCTGAAGCTGCCGGCCCTGCTGGCGCTGACGGCCAGCAAGCAGTCcctgccccaggagccccccgACGCCGTCATCGTGGACTTCTCCAAGCACAGCAGCGAGTCGGCCCCCGATGAGGCCACCTCGTCCCTGGAGAACAGCTGCCtgggctgctcccagcccgaggaccAGAAGGCGCTGATGGACCTGGAGGAGGGCAACGCGGAGGGGCGCGTGGAGCCGCCCGTCACCCACTCCTCGCCCCGCGCCGACCGCCTCAACCTGCACGCCTCCTTCTCCAACTGCAGCCTGACGCGGAGCCGCTCCCGCGAGAGCTTCCACAGCGTCCGCCGGGCCTCCTCCGTCGACGACATTGAGACCATGAAGGGCGAGAGCGACAAGCGGTGCCACAACCGGCACGCCAGCACGGGCGCCAGCATGCACCGGGGCTCCAGCACAG GGGCCATGAACAACGTCCGCAGCACCCTGCTGAACTCCACCTCCGACTCGGACCTCATGCGGTACCGGGCCATCAGCAAGATCCCCCAGATCACCCTCAACTTTGTGGACTTCAAGGCAGACGCCTTCCTGGCTGCGCCGTCCAGCGAGAAGGAGATCATCGCCCCCACCAAGCTGAAAGATCGCACGCACAACGTGACCGAGAAGGTCACCCAG GTGCTCTCGCTCGGCGCCGACGTCCTCCCGGAGTACAAGCTGCAAGCCCCGCGCATCCACAAATGGACCATCCTGCACTACAGCCCCTTCAAGGCGGTGTGGGACTGGCTCATCCTGCTGCTGGTCATCTACACGGCCATCTTCACACCCTACTCGGCCGCCTTCCTGCTCAACGACCAGGAGGAGGCCCAGCGCCGCAACTGCGGCTACTCCTGCAGCCCGCTCAACGTGGTCGACCTCATCGTGGACATCATGTTCATCATCGACATCCTCATCAACTTCCGCACCACCTACGTCAACTCCAACGAGGAGGTGGTGAGCCACCCCGCCAAGATCGCCATCCACTACTTCAAGGGCTGGTTCCTCATCGACATGGTCGCCGCCATCCCCTTCGACCTGCTCATCTTCGGCTCCGGCTCTGAGGAG accaccaccttGATCGGGCTGCTGAAGACGGCGCGGCTGCTGCGCCTGGTGCGGGTGGCCCGCAAGCTGGACCGCTACTCGGAGTACGGGGCGGCCGTGCTCTTCCTGCTCATGTGCACCTTCGCCCTCATCGCCCACTGGCTGGCCTGCATCTGGTACGCCATCGGCAACGTGGAGGGGCAGCGCATCGGCTGGCTCCACTCGCTGGGCGACCAGATCGGCAAGCCCTTCAACGACAGCAACCCGCTCTACGGCCCCACCATCAAGGACAAGTACGTCACGGCCCTCTACTTCACCTTCAGCAGCCTGACCAGCGTGGGCTTCGGCAACGTCTCGCCCAACACCAACTCCGAGAAGATCTTCTCCATCTGCGTCATGCTCATCGGCT CCCTGATGTACGCCAGCATCTTCGGGAACGTGTCGGCCATCATCCAGCGCCTGTACTCGGGCACGGCTCGCTACCACACCCAGATGCTGCGGGTGCGTGAGTTCATCCGCTTCCACCAGATCCCCAACCCGCTGCGGCAGCGCCTGGAGGAGTACTTCCAGCACGCCTGGTCCTACACCAACGGCATCGACATGAACGCG GTGCTGAAGGGCTTCCCCGAGTGCCTGCAGGCCGACATCTGCCTGCACCTGAACCGCAgcctgctgcagaactgcaagCCCTTCAAGGGGGCCACCAAGGGCTGCCTCCGCGCCCTGGCCATGAAGTTCAAGACCACGCACGCGCCCCCCGGCGACACGCTGGTGCACGCCGGCGACGTGCTCACCGCCCTCTACTTCATCTCCCGCGGCTCCATCGAGATCCTCCGCGGCGACGTGGTCGTGGCCATCCTGG GGAAGAACGACATCTTCGGGGAGCCGCTGAACCTCTACGCGCGGCCGGGGAAGTCCAACGCGGACGTGCGGGCGCTGACCTACTGCGACCTGCACAAGATCCACCGCGAGGACCTGCTGGAGGTGCTGGACATGTACCCCGAGTTCTCCGACCACTTCTGGTCCAGCCTGGAGATCACCTTCAACCTGCGCGAC ACCAACATGATCCCCGGGTCCCCGGGCAGCGACGACCTGGACAGCGGCTTCAACCGCCTGCGAAAGCGCAAGCTCTCCTTCCGCCGGCGCACCGACAAAG acgCGGAGAACGCCGGGGAGCTGCGGAGCGGGCAGAAGGCGCTGCGGCCGGGCAGGCACTGCCAGGCGCCGGGGGCCCCGCGCGGGCCGGCCGAGTGGGAGCCGTGCCGCTCCAGCTCGCCGTCCAGCTCGCCGTCCAGCGACGAGGAcgagcgccccgcgcccggccccggcgctgccaccCTCTCGCCCTTCCACACCGCCCGCCCGGGCAGCGAGGTGCCCGCGCCCCCCGAAGCCGACGAGCGCAAGGGCAGCGACATGTGCAACCCCCTCTCAG GAGCCTTCTCGGGGGTGTCCAACATCTTCAGCTTCTGGGGGGAGAGCCGGGGGCGGCAGTACCAGGAGCTGCCGCGCTGCACCATCCCGGCCCACGCGGCTCTCAGCATCCCGCTGCCCTCCATGAGCCGCCGCCAGCGCTCCGAGGTGGAGACGCGCCTCGACCTGCTCCAGAAGCAGCTCAACAG GCTGGAGACCCGCATGGCCGCGGACATCGGCTCCATCGTGCAGCTGCTGCAGCGGCAGGTCGCGCCGGTGCCGCCCGCCTACAGCGCCGTGTCGCCGCCCCGCCAGGCGCCGggtgccgcggggccgccgcagcccgtCCTGCCCATCACCCCCATCCAGCCCCTCTCTCAG GTTCCCAGCTTCCCGGTGCCGCTGGAGCTGCCGCGAGCCCCGGAGCTGCCCGGCGAACCGCCGCCGCCCGACGTGGTGCTGCTGgtggagccggcggcggcggcggcggcgcggcgcctctCCCTGCCCGGACAGCTGGCCGCGGCGCCAGACACACAGACCCTGCATAGACACTGCTCCGACCCCGGGAGTTAA